CCATCCCCGGCGTCCATCAGCACGTGGGAACAGAGCGCAAGCGCCTGTTGAGAACTTGTCAGAACGATGACCTGTTCTGCCCTCGCACGCGTTCCGCGCTCAAGGTTGACATATTCCGCAATTGCCCGTCGCAGGCGCTCTATACCCTGGGGTGGACTTTGCTCTAACGCCTGGTGCTGAAACTCCTTCAGTACCTGTCGCTGAAGACGCTCCCAGATCGGAAGGGGAAACATGCGGGTTTCAGGAATGCCGGGCGCAAGGGGGCGAGGTGAAGAAAACTCGCGGATCCCGCCGCTTTCATAAACGATCTTTCCTCGGACGCTGAGTTTTGCTTTTCGTATCTTAGCGGTTGGCTGATGCTGTCGAGGACGGGGTTTTAAAAAACGCGCGCTGGAAGAGACGAAGCTCCCTCTGCCTGTTTGTCTCTCAATAAAACCTTCGGCATGCAGGCTGGAGTAGGCCGCTTCAATGGTGTCCCGTGAAACGCCGAGAGAAGCCGCCAGCGCGCGTGAAGCAGGAAGGGTCTTTCCGTGGGATAATACCCCTTCCAGTATCAGCGTCCGTATTGCTCTCTGGATCCTTTCATGAAGCGGTAGCGATCCGTTAGCGGGGTCGATAATCCATGCCTTAACCGTTTCTAGCTGCGCGTGCTTAAACATTACGTTGTCCACTTTCACTCTGTATCTCTTGATTCTAAAGCAATAGTGCATGCAGCAGGATGAAAAATTGGTCTGCCTTGATGCCGAGAATTGGCGGGGCAAAACGTGCCATTCAGCGAATACACTCTTCCTGAAACGAATAAACGGGTGAGCAAAGAGGCAATATGAATAATACGAGCGTGATAATTGAGGCAGTTAAAGAACGTGATTTTGAAAGCTGGATGCCGCTATGGGGAAAATATCAGGCGTTTTACAACGTCGATCTGTCCGGGCCCATTACTGAACGAACCTGGCAACGATTTTTCAGCTCCGTTGAGCCGCTATTCTGCGTGGTGGCACGATGTAATGGAGACGTAGTGGGTTTTGCGCATTATCTTTTTCACCGTTCGACATGGGCTGAGAGCGATTACTGCTACCTCGAAGATTTATACGTCTGCGAAGCCGTAAGGGGCAAACACATTGGCAAACAGTTAATAGAATATGTTCAGAGAGAAGCGAGAAAACATCATGCCAGTCACCTTTACTGGCATACGCATGAAGCCAATTATCGCGGGCAACGATTGTACGACTGGATTGCGAAGAAAAGTGGAATGATTGAATATCGTATGCACGTAAGATAAATCCCTCTGCTGACATTATGCCCCTTACATCTTTACGGGGCATTTTTCAGGGGAGAACAGGTATATCCTTATGATTTAGCCTGTAAAAGTATCTCCATCAGCCCTGGAAAACGGGCATCCAGATCCTCTCTTCGCAACGAAATCATGTTCTCCCGCCCCTGCGGGCGCTGCCAGATAACGCCGCTGTCGCGCAGTACGCGCCAGTGGTGGGTCATTGTCGATTTCACTACATCCTCCGGGCGCAGCGCGTTACAGCTGAGTTCGCTACCATCGGCCAGACGGCGAATGATCGCAAGCCGGAGCGGGTTGCCGAGGGCAAACAGCACATTTTCCAGCAGTATTTGTTCAGTTTCAGGGTGGTTTGGGATCATCGTTTTCCTGCGTTTGGCGTCAGATTGAGCTATATCAACAATAGGTCAACCGTTAAAAAATAGTTCGATAATACTCGTACAATAGGACTATTATAGCAAACGAACGAATGCACGACCATCCTGGTCGTCACAGACAAGTCATAGTGACTAAGGAAATATCATGCCCCGACCCATCCCTCTCGAACGTTATCGCAACATCGGTATCTCCGCGCATATCGATGCCGGTAAAACCACCACCACTGAGCGCATCCTGTTTTACACCGGGATGAGCCACAAGCTGGGTGAAGTACACGATGGCGCGGCAACCACTGACTGGATGGCGCAGGAGCAAGAGCGCGGGATCACGATTACCTCCGCGGCCGTCAGCTGCTTCTGGCCGGGTATGGACAGAGGCTATGAGCCGCACCGGATCAACATCATTGACACCCCGGGGCACGTGGATTTCACCATTGAGGTGGAACGTTCCATGCGCGTGCTCGACGGCGCCGTGATGGTGTATGACTCCGTGGGCGGCGTGCAGCCGCAGTCGGAAACCGTCTGGCGTCAGGCCAATAAATATCACGTTCCGCGTCTGGCCTTCGTCAACAAAATGGACCGTCCGGGTGCCGATTTCTTCCGCGTCGTGCGGATGATGCAGGAGCGCCTGAAGGCCAATCCGGTGCCGATTGTCATCCCGGTGGGTGCAGAAGATCATTTCACCGGCGTGGTGGATCTCATCAAGATGCGCACCATTCTGTGGGACGACGCGTCGCAGGGCATGGTGTTCACCTATGCGCCCGTGCCGGACGATTTGGTCAGTACCGCCCAGGAATGGCGGGAAAAAATGGTCTCTGCGGCGGCGGAAGCCAGCGACGAGCTGATGGACAAATACCTGGAAACCGGCGACCTGACGGAAGCGGAAATTATCAAAGGGCTGCGTATTCGCACCATCTCGGGTGAAATTCAGCCGATGCTGTGCGGCAGCGCGTTCAAAAATAAAGGCGTGCAGCGCATGCTCGATGCGGTCATTGAGCTCATGCCGTCGCCGCTGGACGTGCCTGCCATTGATGGCGTGGATGAAAAAGGGCAGCACGCGGAGCGTCATCCAAGCGATGATGAGCCGTTCTCGGCCCTGGCATTCAAGCTGATGAGCGACTCGTACGTTGGGCAACTGACCTTTATCCGCGTGTACTCTGGCGTGCTGCGCAAAGGCGACGCAGTGTACAACCCGGTGAAAGGGAAGAAAGAGCGCATCGGGCGTATCGTGCTGATGCATGCCAACGATCGCCACGAGGTGGACGAACTGCGCGCCGGAGACATCGCGGCCTGCGTGGGTCTGAAGGATGTGACCACCGGCGACACGCTCACCGATCCGAACGCCGTGATCACGCTTGAACGCATGGAGTTCCCGGATCCGGTTATCTCGCTGGCGATCGAGCCGAAAACCAAAGGCGATCAGGAGAAAATGGGGATCGCGCTGCAGCGTCTCGCGGCGGAAGATCCGTCTTTCCGCCTGCATACTGACGAAGAGTCCGGCCAGACCATTATCTCCGGGATGGGTGAACTACACCTTGAGATCATCGTCGACCGCATGAAGCGCGAGTTTGGCGTCGAGGCGAACATTGGCCGCCCACAGGTAACCTACCGTGAAACCCTGCGTAAAACGGTGAAGGATATCGAAGGTAAATTTGTTCGTCAGTCCGGCGGTAAAGGGCAGTACGGCCATGTGGTGCTGAGCCTGGAGCCGCTGGAGCCCGGGAGTGGCTTTAAATTTGAAGATGCCACCAAGGGCGGCGTGGTGCCGCGCGAGTATATCCCGTCCGTTGAGAAAGGGCTGCGGGAAGCGATGAACAGCGGCGTGCTGGCGGGCTATCCGGTCGTTGATGTCAAAGCGACGCTGACGTTTGGCTCGTATCACGACGTCGACTCCTCGGAGATGGCGTTCCGCATGGCGGCGATCCTCGGCTTCAAAGAGGGCGCCCGCAGGGCGGATCCGGTGATTCTCGAGCCGATCATGCACGTGGAGGTGGAAACGCCGGAAGAGTACGCCGGTAACATTATGGGCGATCTCTCCTCCCGCCGCGGCATGGTGCAGGGGATGGCAGAGCAGTACGGAAGCCAGATTATTCGCGCTGACGTGCCGCTGGCAGAGATGTTTGGTTATGCCACGACATTGCGCTCGATGTCCCAGGGACGCGCGACGTATACGATGGAGTTCCATCATTTTGCGGAAGCCCCGCGGAATGTTGCGGATGAGATTATTTCACGACGTGCGAAGTAATTAATTGCACACGGTAGCCGCTGGGCTATCGTGTGCTTTTTCCTCTGCGACAGAGGGCGTTTCCTTTCATATTACGTTGTTACTTAATCAGCGTGGCCGAGCGAACTTTCCATACGCCTTTTTCCTGAACGAGACAATCTGCTACAACGTGATCTTGTTTCTTCCCAAACGCGATATAGACGTTTGTGCAAACGGCATCAAAATCAGAATGTAAGACGGTTATCTGATCCCAGTCTTCATCCCAGTCCTGTGATTTGATAAACATATCCGCATCTGGCATGTCTTTTTCGTTACTGTCGCCAGAGTACATTTCTTTAATTGCTGCGATAGTCTCTGCGGCAACGTAATTATTCATAATGTCCGGATTGAGTACGGGCGGTTTGTTCTGATCTAACTGCGCGATATACCATTGATTGAATTTAAGCGCCGCCTGGCCCGGTGCATAAATGTTATCTGCGACAGCGAACGGAGACAGGGCGAAAAGTAAAAAGAAGAGTGTTTTCATTAGTCATGCCTGAACAGTTCGTAATGAGGCTGTATGTTTCGGTAGGCCGGTCCTGGATACAGAGAGCGTTGTACAAAATCGCTAATCCACTGCTGACCATCGTATATGCAAACGTGCCCGCTATCGTGGCCCGCAATATTCTGGATAACGGCTACGTCACCAGCATGAGGTTGATCGTATACCAGGCGGAATCCAGCATTGACCAATGTTCGCCCCATGTCTTTTGCCAGACGCGTATTGGGGATTTTTAATCTTCCACCTGTTCTGATCGCTTCGGTGACGTAGTGAGCACAATAACCCGTACTCTTAGGTTGGGCGTGTGATTTGGCATACGAGATTGCGCCATCTTTATTCCATGTCATTGATATTTCCTTAACGCGAGAGTGCTAATGCAGCAACTCCGGAAATATCCTCCGTTTTAAAACGCAATGGTAAACATAAAATGCCATAGAAATTTACTATAATTCAGTATGATATGATTAAGTAAATCAATCCAGCGCCTTCACCATCTTCCCGCTCGCGACAAACGTCCCGGCACCAAGATGATGCAGTGTATTCAGCTTATCCCCGTCAAACTGCCAGCGCCCGGCGATAAACGCGCGTTCATCGGCTGCCGCTGAAACCACTTCACCAAACAGCGTATCGTATTTTTCTGCCGCTGAGGTCACGGGTAATAACCGACACTCCATCCACGCCAGACATTTCTCTTCAATTACCGGCAGGCCAAGTTCAGGACCGTTCACGACCGGGATCCCGTAGCAGTTGAATTTGTCCTCATCGCGCCCGCTGACGCTACCGACCGCGTATGTCCAGTTGGCCGCCGCCACGCCGGGAATGACGATGCCAAACTTCCCGCTGCGCTCAATCAGCTCGCGTGACCAGGTACTTTTATCCACGACTATCGCGATGCGCGGCGGTTCAAACTCAACGGGCATTGACCATGCGGCGGCCATCACGTTGCGTCTGTCGAGGCTTTCATCCCGACTGGTGATAAGCACAGTTGGGCCGTGGTTCAGCAGACGGCTGGCATGACGTAATTCAACGGGGCGAAAGTGGCTCATAGGATCTCCTCATCTACACCGATGAGTATGACGAAAAAGCACGGAAATCAAAGTGGATGCGTAAAATTAGTTTATAAACAGAACATCTCAATCAAAGGAAACTGATGCATGTCCCCATTTCTGACCGCCTATTTTGCCCGCATCGGCTGGGCGCAACCGACGCGGGTGGATATCGATACCCTGCGCGCGCTGCATTTACATCACAACTGTGCCATCCCTTTTGAGAATATTGATGTCGTTCTGCCGCGCGAAATCCAGCTTGACGATCGGTGTCTGGTCGACAAGCTGGTCAACGCACGTCGCGGAGGGTACTGCTTTGAGCAAAACGGCCTGTTCGAGCGCGTATTGCGTGAAGTCGGGTTTACGGTGCGTAGCGTGCTGGGGCGCGTGGTATTAGCGAATCCGCCGCAAATGCCGCCGCGCACGCACCGTCTGCTGCTGGTTGAGCTTAACGGTGAGCGCTGGATTGCCGATGTGGGGTTTGGCGGCCAGACGCTGACGGCGCCGATTCGACTGCTCGCTAATGAAGAACAGGAGACGCCGCACGGGCTGTATCGTCTGCTGAGCGAGGGGAACGACTGGGTGCTGCAGTTCCGTCACCACGAGCACTGGCAGTCGATGTACCAGTTTGACCTGACGACGCAGTATTTCAGCGATTACGTGATGGGGAATTTCTGGTCGGCGCACTGGCCGCAGTCGCATTTCCGTCATCATCTGCTGATGTGTCGCCATCTGCCGGACGGCGGCAAGCTGACGCTAACCAACTTCAACTTTACCCACTGGCAGAACGGTCACGTAGAAGAACAGATCCATTTGCCGGATGCTGAGGCGCTTTACCAGCTGATGCAGGAACGCTTTGGGCTGGGCGTTGACGATGCAAAACACGGATTTTCACTGGCAGAGCTGACGGCGGTAATGGCGGGCTTTGATACACATCCTCAGGCCGGGAAATAATGCGCAGGCCGGGTAAGACGTCGCCGCTACCCGGCAACATCACTGCTGAGACGGGCTAGAAAACAACTCGAGCGTGATTAATTTATCAAGATGGTTGTTAAAGGCGGCTTCGTCCATTTCGGGCATGTTTAAGATATACATTCCGTCAAGACCGCACACCAGACCAATCAAGCGCCAGGCAATATTTTCCGCTCGATCGCCCGGATTTAATGCCCCGGCCTCCGTTCCCGCTTTGATAAGCGCCACCGTTTCCTGGTGCCACATCTCCATGGTCATCACATAGGCACCTTTGATGTCGGCATCGCGGCTGGCCAGGATCTGCGCTTCACGCCACAGGCGAATATAGGGCTCAAACCTCCCGTCATCGCTGCCGAGCATGGCATGAAGCTGTTCCCGCCAGCCGGCCTGTTTACCCGCGACATCCGCATCCAGCAGCTCGCGAATTAGCCGTACGAAGGCCAGCGATTTTAGCTCGCCGCCGGACGTAAAATGATGATGCACCTGGCCGGTGGCGACTCCGGCCTCGGCGGCAATACGGCGTACCGTCATTGCCGCCAGTCCTTCAGCCAGCGCCACGCGCATGGCGGCCTGTAAGATGGCTTCCCGCCGTTCATCCTTGCTCAGATATCGCATGTTTACTCACTCTCAATGGGAATGAAACGAGTGTAACAAAAAGCTGGACATGCGTTCAACTTTACGTAGGATCGCATCCTGGACATGTGTCCATGTTTTAAAAGAAAAGGAAATTTATGTTTCGTCAGTGGTTAGCGTTAGTGATTATCGTGCTGGTGTATATCCCGGTGGCGATCGACGCGACGGTGCTGCACGTGGCGGCGCCGACATTGAGCATGACGCTGGGCGCCAGCGGCAATGAATTGCTGTGGATCATCGATATTTACTCGCTGGTCATGGCGGGAATGGTGCTGCCGATGGGCGCCCTGGGTGACCGCATTGGCTTCAAACGACTGCTCATGATTGGCAGCACGCTGTTTGGCCTGTCGTCGCTGGCGGCAGCGTTTGCCCCGTCAGCAGGCTGGCTTATTGCGGCGCGCGCCTCGCTGGCAATCGGCGCGGCGATGATTATTCCGGCCACGCTGGCTGGGATCCGTACGCTGTTTATCGACGCGCGGGATCGTAACATTGCGCTCGGCGTCTGGGCCGCGGTGGGGTCCGGTGGCGCGGCGTTTGGCCCGCTGATTGGCGGTATGCTGCTCGAGCATTTCTACTGGGGCTCGGTGTTTTTAATCAACGTGCCGATCGTGCTGGTGGTGGTTTCGCTGGCCGCGCGTTTTGTGCCTCCTCAGCAGGGCCGCCCGGAGCAGCCGCTGAATATCAGCCATGCCATTATGCTGATTGTGGCGATTTTGCTGCTGGTCTACAGCGCAAAAACAGCCCTCAAAGGCGCACTGTCGCCGTGGGTGGTCGCGTCCGCGCTGGTTACCGGCTCGGTGCTGCTGTTTATCTTCGTGCGTATTCAGCTCCGCGCCCGCGTGCCGATGATCGACATGCGTCTGTTCTGCCATCGCATCATTTTGAGCGGCGTGGTGATGGCGATGACCGCCATGATTGCCCTGGTCGGGTTTGAGCTGCTGATGGCCCAGGAGCTGCAGTTTGTTCACGGCTTTACGCCGTTTGAAGCGGGAATGTTCATGCTGCCGGTGATGGTGGCGAGCGGGTTTAGCGGTCCGATCGCGGGTGTGCTGGTCGGGCGATTAGGGCTACGCATCGTCGCGGCTGGCGGAATGGGGCTCAGCGCCGTTAGCTTTATCGGCCTGTCGATGCTTGATTTCAGCACGCAGCAGCTGCTGGCTTCTGCCCTGATGGTGCTGCTCGGCTTTAGCGCCGCCAGCGCGCTGCTGGCCTCGACCTCGGCGATTATGGCCGCTGCGCCGAAAGAGAAAGCCGCCGCGGCAGGGGCGATTGAAACCATGTCCTATGAACTGGGCGCCGGGCTGGGGATCGCCATCTTTGGTCTGCTGTTGACCCGCAGCTTCTCGGCGTCGATTGACCTGCCGCAGGGGCTGAACGCCTCGCTCGCAGATAAAGCCTCGTCATCCATTGGCGAGGCGATGAAGGTGGCGCAGGATCTGACCCCGACGCTGGCGGAATCGGTGATTGAGGCGGCGAAAAGCGCGTTTATCACCTCGCACAGCGTGGCGCTGGGCAGCGCGGGCGGAATGCTGCTGCTGTTGGCAGTGGGGATCTGGTTCAGCCTGGCGAGGGTCAAGCCGCAGTAATACAGGGCGCGCGGTTGGCGCGGGTGGGGCAGATGGGCTATGTTTTTTAAAGGATTATCTGACTCTTGCTGGAAAATATGCGCCCTCGCCACAGCAGTGAACCGTCCCAACCGCTCTCCCGGTTAACCCTGCTTGCAGGGGGCGCGCTGGGCGTCGTTTTTGGTGATATCGG
This region of Enterobacter asburiae genomic DNA includes:
- a CDS encoding GNAT family N-acetyltransferase: MNNTSVIIEAVKERDFESWMPLWGKYQAFYNVDLSGPITERTWQRFFSSVEPLFCVVARCNGDVVGFAHYLFHRSTWAESDYCYLEDLYVCEAVRGKHIGKQLIEYVQREARKHHASHLYWHTHEANYRGQRLYDWIAKKSGMIEYRMHVR
- a CDS encoding TetR family transcriptional regulator, whose translation is MRYLSKDERREAILQAAMRVALAEGLAAMTVRRIAAEAGVATGQVHHHFTSGGELKSLAFVRLIRELLDADVAGKQAGWREQLHAMLGSDDGRFEPYIRLWREAQILASRDADIKGAYVMTMEMWHQETVALIKAGTEAGALNPGDRAENIAWRLIGLVCGLDGMYILNMPEMDEAAFNNHLDKLITLELFSSPSQQ
- a CDS encoding MFS transporter yields the protein MFRQWLALVIIVLVYIPVAIDATVLHVAAPTLSMTLGASGNELLWIIDIYSLVMAGMVLPMGALGDRIGFKRLLMIGSTLFGLSSLAAAFAPSAGWLIAARASLAIGAAMIIPATLAGIRTLFIDARDRNIALGVWAAVGSGGAAFGPLIGGMLLEHFYWGSVFLINVPIVLVVVSLAARFVPPQQGRPEQPLNISHAIMLIVAILLLVYSAKTALKGALSPWVVASALVTGSVLLFIFVRIQLRARVPMIDMRLFCHRIILSGVVMAMTAMIALVGFELLMAQELQFVHGFTPFEAGMFMLPVMVASGFSGPIAGVLVGRLGLRIVAAGGMGLSAVSFIGLSMLDFSTQQLLASALMVLLGFSAASALLASTSAIMAAAPKEKAAAAGAIETMSYELGAGLGIAIFGLLLTRSFSASIDLPQGLNASLADKASSSIGEAMKVAQDLTPTLAESVIEAAKSAFITSHSVALGSAGGMLLLLAVGIWFSLARVKPQ
- a CDS encoding DUF3828 domain-containing protein, with the translated sequence MKTLFFLLFALSPFAVADNIYAPGQAALKFNQWYIAQLDQNKPPVLNPDIMNNYVAAETIAAIKEMYSGDSNEKDMPDADMFIKSQDWDEDWDQITVLHSDFDAVCTNVYIAFGKKQDHVVADCLVQEKGVWKVRSATLIK
- the fusA gene encoding elongation factor G is translated as MPRPIPLERYRNIGISAHIDAGKTTTTERILFYTGMSHKLGEVHDGAATTDWMAQEQERGITITSAAVSCFWPGMDRGYEPHRINIIDTPGHVDFTIEVERSMRVLDGAVMVYDSVGGVQPQSETVWRQANKYHVPRLAFVNKMDRPGADFFRVVRMMQERLKANPVPIVIPVGAEDHFTGVVDLIKMRTILWDDASQGMVFTYAPVPDDLVSTAQEWREKMVSAAAEASDELMDKYLETGDLTEAEIIKGLRIRTISGEIQPMLCGSAFKNKGVQRMLDAVIELMPSPLDVPAIDGVDEKGQHAERHPSDDEPFSALAFKLMSDSYVGQLTFIRVYSGVLRKGDAVYNPVKGKKERIGRIVLMHANDRHEVDELRAGDIAACVGLKDVTTGDTLTDPNAVITLERMEFPDPVISLAIEPKTKGDQEKMGIALQRLAAEDPSFRLHTDEESGQTIISGMGELHLEIIVDRMKREFGVEANIGRPQVTYRETLRKTVKDIEGKFVRQSGGKGQYGHVVLSLEPLEPGSGFKFEDATKGGVVPREYIPSVEKGLREAMNSGVLAGYPVVDVKATLTFGSYHDVDSSEMAFRMAAILGFKEGARRADPVILEPIMHVEVETPEEYAGNIMGDLSSRRGMVQGMAEQYGSQIIRADVPLAEMFGYATTLRSMSQGRATYTMEFHHFAEAPRNVADEIISRRAK
- a CDS encoding flavin reductase family protein, whose translation is MSHFRPVELRHASRLLNHGPTVLITSRDESLDRRNVMAAAWSMPVEFEPPRIAIVVDKSTWSRELIERSGKFGIVIPGVAAANWTYAVGSVSGRDEDKFNCYGIPVVNGPELGLPVIEEKCLAWMECRLLPVTSAAEKYDTLFGEVVSAAADERAFIAGRWQFDGDKLNTLHHLGAGTFVASGKMVKALD
- a CDS encoding ArsR/SmtB family transcription factor — its product is MIPNHPETEQILLENVLFALGNPLRLAIIRRLADGSELSCNALRPEDVVKSTMTHHWRVLRDSGVIWQRPQGRENMISLRREDLDARFPGLMEILLQAKS
- the nhoA gene encoding N-hydroxyarylamine O-acetyltransferase, translated to MSPFLTAYFARIGWAQPTRVDIDTLRALHLHHNCAIPFENIDVVLPREIQLDDRCLVDKLVNARRGGYCFEQNGLFERVLREVGFTVRSVLGRVVLANPPQMPPRTHRLLLVELNGERWIADVGFGGQTLTAPIRLLANEEQETPHGLYRLLSEGNDWVLQFRHHEHWQSMYQFDLTTQYFSDYVMGNFWSAHWPQSHFRHHLLMCRHLPDGGKLTLTNFNFTHWQNGHVEEQIHLPDAEALYQLMQERFGLGVDDAKHGFSLAELTAVMAGFDTHPQAGK